From a single Phragmites australis chromosome 7, lpPhrAust1.1, whole genome shotgun sequence genomic region:
- the LOC133923657 gene encoding germin-like protein 4-1, translated as MASRAFAALLTVLAFVGFGSVPRALATDPTQLQDFCVADKLSAVFVNGFVCKDPKVVTANDFFFHVVPGAINAQGSAVTAVSVNELPGLNTLGISLVRIDFVAGGQNPPHTHPRATEVLILLQGTLLVGFVGSNQLNNQLFTKQLVEGDVFVFPQGLIHFQLNNGKIPAVAFAGLSSQNPGVITIANSVFGTKPPILDEILAKAFMIEKAQVDWIQAQFAAPPQAGGGMPGGGMPGGGMPGGGGIPGNGTGGGYPGVPGYP; from the exons ATGGCTTCCCGTGCCTTTGCTGCACTGCTTACTGTACTAGCATTTGTAGGTTTTGGTTCAGTTCCCCGTGCTCTGGCCACGGACCCGACCCAACTCCAGGACTTCTGCGTTGCTGATAAACTCAGTGCCG TGTTCGTGAATGGGTTCGTGTGCAAGGACCCGAAGGTGGTGACGGCGAACGACTTCTTCTTCCACGTGGTGCCCGGAGCCATTAACGCGCAGGGTTCGGCGGTCACGGCCGTGTCGGTGAACGAGCTGCCGGGGCTGAACACGCTGGGCATCTCACTGGTGCGCATCGACTTCGTGGCCGGCGGGCAGAACCCGCCGCACACGCACCCGCGCGCCACCGAGGTCCTCATCCTGCTCCAGGGCACGCTCCTCGTGGGTTTCGTCGGCTCCAACCAGCTCAACAACCAGCTGTTCACGAAGCAGCTGGTGGAGGGCGACGTGTTCGTGTTCCCCCAGGGGCTGATCCACTTCCAGCTCAACAACGGGAAGATCCCCGCCGTGGCCTTCGCGGGGCTCAGCAGCCAGAACCCCGGCGTGATCACCATCGCCAACTCCGTGTTCGGGACCAAGCCGCCCATCCTGGACGAGATCCTCGCTAAGGCGTTCATGATCGAGAAGGCCCAGGTCGACTGGATCCAGGCACAGTTCGCCGCACCGCCGCAAGCCGGCGGCGGCATGCCTGGTGGTGGCATGCCTGGTGGCGGCATGCCTGGTGGCGGTGGCATCCCCGGCAACGGTACCGGCGGCGGCTATCCCGGCGTGCCAGGGTACCCCTAA
- the LOC133924987 gene encoding pentatricopeptide repeat-containing protein At3g14580, mitochondrial — MSRALARRPVPPFLRLRSTVCDDGYWMGRLDHKDWLAPNEVLKIFANIRDPSLITSVFKRACSRRDYKPSEALYSLMIDKLACARRFSDVEELLARARTEKFRFSDEFFYRLIKMYGNVANHLDKAIETLFAMPGYNCWPSTKTFNYVLHMLVCKRQYEVVHEVYLSASWLGVTLDTCCFNILVKGLCQFGKFDEAVSLLHEMPKQGCLPNVTTYSTLMHFLCQCSRVDKAFELFERMQKQDIAADTVVYNILISGLCREGRVSEAFDLFKSMTSEGCFPNSGTYQVLLDGLISSRKFEEAKNLVSIMSAEGVRPSFQSYKLLIDGLCSVKCLDDAHLVLKQMVDRGFVPRMGTWTKLLTSMC; from the coding sequence ATGTCGAGAGCCTTAGCCCGTCGTCCGGTGCCTCCGTTCTTGAGATTGCGCTCCACGGTGTGCGATGACGGCTACTGGATGGGTAGATTGGACCACAAGGATTGGCTCGCCCCAAATGAAGTGCTCAAGATCTTTGCGAACATCAGGGACCCTAGCCTGATAACTAGTGTGTTCAAGAGGGCTTGCAGTCGGAGAGATTACAAGCCCAGTGAGGCCCTCTACAGCTTGATGATTGACAAGCTAGCCTGCGCCAGGAGGTTCAGTGATGTGGAGGAGTTGCTGGCCAGGGCAAGAACTGAAAAGTTTAGGTTTTCCGATGAGTTCTTCTATAGGCTGATCAAGATGTATGGCAATGTGGCGAACCATCTTGACAAAGCCATCGAGACGCTCTTTGCGATGCCTGGGTACAACTGCTGGCCTTCTACGAAGACATTCAATTATGTCCTTCACATGCTTGTGTGTAAACGGCAGTATGAGGTCGTCCATGAGGTCTACTTGAGCGCATCCTGGCTGGGTGTTACGCTGGACACCTGCTGCTTCAATATTCTTGTCAAGGGTTTGTGTCAATTTGGAAAATTTGATGAGGCAGTATCTTTGCTGCATGAGATGCCAAAGCAAGGGTGTCTGCCTAATGTGACGACCTATTCAACGTTGATGCATTTCCTTTGTCAGTGCAGTCGAGTAGATAAAGCATTTGAGCTGTTTGAGCGAATGCAGAAGCAGGACATTGCTGCAGATACAGTTGTCTACAATATTTTGATCTCTGGTCTCTGCAGGGAGGGAAGAGTGTCTGAGGCGTTCGATCTGTTCAAATCAATGACGTCTGAAGGCTGCTTTCCTAATTCAGGGACTTATCAGGTACTTCTTGATGGTCTCAtcagctcaagaaagtttgaagaGGCCAAGAACCTGGTTAGCATCATGAGTGCAGAAGGTGTGAGGCCTAGCTTCCAATCCTACAAGCTGCTAATTGATGGCCTCTGTAGTGTTAAGTGCTTAGATGATGCACATCTTGTCTTGAAGCAAATGGTGGACCGAGGTTTTGTTCCTCGAATGGGCACCTGGACAAAACTTCTCACATCCATGTGTTAA